In one Nicotiana tomentosiformis chromosome 6, ASM39032v3, whole genome shotgun sequence genomic region, the following are encoded:
- the LOC138894931 gene encoding uncharacterized protein: protein MPTGKLAKWKNFLSEFDIVCITRKAIKGQALADHLAENPVEKYYEPLTMYFPNEEVLFIGEDTAELYPWWRMFFDEAADFKGVGINAVLIYESGQHYPTSAKIRFLCTNNIATYEAYILGIRMAVDINIKELLVIGDFDLLIHQPQELCNKFIKIKFRHVLRIQNEFATALATLSSMIQHPNKIYINPIEIEFQDQHTYYFHVDEEADDKPWYYYIKKFLKPSEYLDNATRGQKRALRTLANHFFLNKEFLYRRIPNIGLLRCVDAAEATRLLEERHART from the exons ATGCCTACTGGAAAGTTGGCAAAATGGAAGAATTTTCTCAGCGAGTTCGATATTGTATGCATAACACGGAAAGCTAtcaagggacaagcattagccGACCATCTCGCAGAGAACCCCGTGGAAAAGTACTACGAGCCGCTCACTATGTACTTTCCGAATGAAGAAGTGTTGTTCATAGGGGAGGACACTGCAGAGTTGTACCCAtggtggagaatgtttttcgacgaAGCAGCAGACTTCAAAGGTGTAGGGATTAATGCAGTCTTAATTTATGAGTCAGGACAACATTACCCAACTTCAGCGAAGATAAGGTTTCTTTGCACCAATAATATAGCTACGTATGAAGCATACATCCTCGGGATTAGGATGGCAGTCGACATAAACATCAAGGAACTTCTGGTCATAGGAGATTTTGATCTACTGATACATCAACCTCAAG AGTTGTGCAATAAATTCATCAAGATCAAATTCAGACATGTTCtcagaatccagaatgagtttgcCACCGCTCTTGCAACTTTGTCATCTATGATCCAGCATCCAAATAAGATTTACATCAACCCAATTGAGATAGAGTTTCAGGATCAGCATACGTACTATTTCCATGTAGATGAAGAGGCAGACGATAAGCCGTGGTACTACTACATCAAAAAGTTCCTTAAACCAAGCGAATACCTTGATAATGCCACCCGTGGTCAGAAACGAGCATTAAGAACACTAGCAAATCACTTTTTCCTTAACAAAGAATTCTTGTACAGGAGGATACCAAACATTGGTCTATTAAGGTGCGTAGATGCTGCTGAAGCGACTAGATTACTGGAAGAAAGACACGCAAGAACATga